One genomic window of Polaromonas sp. SP1 includes the following:
- a CDS encoding alpha/beta hydrolase: protein MPSSTKPLVIFSHGNSFPASTYSAVFQSLKARGFQVKAVEKFGHDPRYPVTSNWPHLVQQLADFTAREVEKCGQPAFLVGHSLGGFLSLMCAARNPALGGQPVKGVVLVDSPILGGWRARALSVAKRAQLVGAISPGAISRKRKNQWLGKDEVFEHFRSKKAFAAWDEQVLRDYIEHGTYEGTGDDEGKQLLSFDRDVETAIYNTLPDNLEALLKRHPLKCPVTFIGGRQSVEMKQVGMAMTEKVTKGRIMMLDGSHLFPMEKPLATAAAIEAALRNFLN from the coding sequence GTGCCTTCCTCGACAAAACCGCTGGTCATCTTCTCGCACGGCAACAGCTTCCCCGCCAGCACCTACAGCGCAGTCTTCCAGAGCCTGAAAGCACGCGGCTTCCAGGTCAAGGCGGTTGAAAAATTCGGCCACGACCCGCGCTACCCCGTCACCAGCAACTGGCCCCACCTCGTCCAGCAGCTCGCCGACTTCACCGCGCGTGAAGTTGAAAAGTGCGGCCAGCCGGCTTTCCTCGTTGGCCATTCGCTGGGCGGCTTTTTAAGCCTGATGTGCGCCGCACGCAACCCGGCGCTCGGCGGCCAACCCGTCAAAGGCGTGGTACTGGTCGATTCCCCCATCCTCGGCGGCTGGCGCGCCCGCGCCCTCAGCGTGGCCAAGCGTGCGCAGTTGGTCGGCGCCATCTCGCCCGGCGCCATCAGCCGCAAACGCAAAAACCAGTGGCTGGGCAAAGACGAAGTGTTTGAACACTTTCGCAGCAAAAAAGCCTTTGCCGCCTGGGACGAGCAGGTACTGCGCGACTACATCGAGCATGGCACCTACGAAGGCACCGGCGACGACGAAGGCAAGCAGCTGCTGAGCTTTGACCGCGACGTGGAAACCGCGATCTACAACACGCTGCCCGACAACCTGGAGGCCCTGCTCAAACGCCACCCGCTCAAATGCCCCGTGACGTTTATCGGCGGACGGCAGTCGGTGGAGATGAAGCAGGTCGGAATGGCGATGACGGAGAAAGTCACCAAAGGCCGCATCATGATGCTGGACGGCAGCCATCTGTTTCCGATGGAAAAGCCTTTGGCGACGGCGGCGGCGATTGAGGCGGCTTTGCGGAATTTTCTGAACTAG
- a CDS encoding proteasome-type protease, with protein sequence MTYCVAAKLNAGLVFLSDSRTNAGLDHISTFRKMIVYEKPGDRFMVLLSAGNLSISQSIREILQVEQLKDHEGGEPITIWNAKSMFDAARVLGSAIRRVYDRDAEALKNADVDFNVSLVFGGQIRGENMRLFQMYSAGNFIEATDETPYFQVGESKYGKPVLDRVLTPATPLAEAAKCVLVSMDSTMKSNLSVGLPLDLVVYEADTYKSDKIVCIDNDNPYYRMMHSSWGQKLREVFDSIEDPVWDDAHTDIPLKMPATRHEPLKKISTPDEKLI encoded by the coding sequence ATGACTTATTGCGTCGCCGCCAAACTCAACGCCGGGCTGGTGTTTCTGTCCGACTCCCGCACCAATGCGGGCCTGGACCACATCAGCACCTTCCGCAAGATGATCGTTTACGAGAAGCCGGGTGACCGCTTCATGGTGCTGCTGTCCGCCGGCAATCTGTCGATCTCGCAGTCCATCCGCGAAATCCTGCAGGTCGAGCAACTCAAGGACCACGAAGGCGGCGAACCCATCACGATCTGGAACGCCAAAAGCATGTTCGACGCCGCCCGCGTACTGGGCTCGGCGATCCGCCGCGTGTACGACCGCGATGCCGAAGCGCTGAAAAATGCCGATGTCGACTTCAATGTCTCGCTGGTCTTCGGCGGGCAGATTCGCGGCGAGAACATGCGCCTCTTCCAGATGTATTCGGCCGGCAACTTCATCGAAGCCACCGACGAGACGCCTTACTTCCAGGTCGGCGAATCCAAATACGGCAAACCGGTACTCGACCGCGTGCTCACCCCCGCCACCCCGCTGGCCGAAGCCGCCAAATGCGTATTGGTCTCCATGGACTCGACCATGAAGTCGAATCTCTCCGTCGGCCTCCCGCTGGACCTGGTGGTCTATGAAGCCGACACCTACAAGAGCGACAAGATCGTCTGCATCGACAACGACAACCCCTACTACCGCATGATGCACAGCAGCTGGGGCCAGAAGCTGCGCGAAGTGTTCGACAGCATCGAAGACCCGGTGTGGGACGACGCACACACCGACATCCCGCTGAAGATGCCGGCCACGCGCCACGAGCCGCTGAAGAAGATCAGCACACCTGACGAGAAGTTAATTTAA